Part of the Nocardia farcinica genome, CGGCCACGCCTACGATGACCTCGCCGGTGCCGCGATCCGTCAGCTCGGCGAGATCGGCGGCCCGCAGGCCATCACCGAGTTCGCCCGCAAACGAGCACGCACGATCGTGGCGGGCATCGAGCCGGTGCGCGAGCACACGCCCGAGCGGACCGAGGCCAAGGCCGAGGAACTCGCGGCGGCGTTCACCGACTCGGGGTTCGCCGCGACCACCCGCAAGGTGGGCGCCGGCGTGCAGATCTGCCAGCACCACTGCCCGGTCGCGCACGTGGCCGAGGAGTTCCCGCAGCTGTGCGAGGCCGAACTCGAAGCGGTCCGCGACCTGCTCGGCACGCACGTGCAGCGGCTGGCGACCATCGCCAACGGCGACTGCGCGTGCACCACCCACGTGCCGCTGCTCCCGCTCGCGGCGGCCGAACACAACCGCGCCACGAAAACCCCCACCGCCCCCACGAAGACAGCCTCTCCCCGAACCGTCGCACAGCCCGCGGCGGCAGGAACGAACGACTCCGGAAGGAGTGCCGAATGACGACGACCGCAGCGGCAGGCCGCGAAGCCGCCACCCAGGTACCGCCTTTGACCCAGGAAGAGACGATCGCCTCGCTGGGCAAGTACGGCTACGGCTGGGCCGATCCGGACGCGGCGGGTGCCGCCGCGCAGCGCGGCCTGTCCGAGGACGTCGTGCGCGACATCTCGGCGAAGAAGAACGAGCCCGAGTGGATGCTCGAGCAGCGGCTCAAGGCGCTGCGCATCTTCGACCGCAAGCCGATGCCGAACTGGGGTTCCAATCTCGAGGGCATCGACTTCGACAACATCAAGTACTTCGTGCGCTCGACCGAGAAGCAGGCCGCGTCCTGGGACGAGCTGCCCGAGGACATCAAGAACACCTACGACAAGCTGGGCATCCCGGAGGCGGAGAAGCAGCGGCTGGTCGCCGGTGTCGCCGCGCAGTACGAGTCCGAGGTCGTCTACCACCAGATCCGCGAGGATCTCGAGGCCCAGGGCGTGATCTTCCTCGACACCGACACCGGTCTCAAGGAGCACCCGGAGATCTTCCAGGAGTACTTCGGCTCGGTGATTCCGGCCGGTGACAACAAGTTCTCCGCGCTCAACACCGCCGTGTGGTCGGGTGGCTCGTTCATCTACGTGCCGCCGGGCGTGCACGTCGACATCCCGCTGCAGGCCTACTTCCGGATCAACACCGAGAACATGGGCCAGTTCGAGCGGACCCTGATCATCGTCGACGAGGGCGCCTACGTGCACTACGTCGAGGGCTGCACCGCGCCGATCTACAAGTCCGACTCGCTGCACTCGGCGGTCGTGGAGATCATTGTGAAGAAGGGCGGCCGCTGCCGCTACACGACCATCCAGAACTGGTCGAACAACGTCTACAACCTGGTCACCAAGCGGGCCAAGGCGGAGGCGGGCGCGACCATGGAGTGGATCGACGGCAACATCGGCTCCAAGGTCACCATGAAGTACCCGGCGGTCTGGATGACCGGTGAGCACGCCAAGGGCGAGGTGCTCTCGGTGGCCTTCGCCGGCGAGGGCCAGCACCAGGACACCGGCGCGAAGATGCTGCACCTGGCGCCGCACACCTCCTCGACCATCGTGTCGAAGTCGGTGGCGCGCGGCGGCGGCCGGGCCTCCTACCGCGGCCTGGTCCAGGTGAACAAGGGCGCCTACGGCTCCAAGTCGACGGTCAAGTGCGATGCGCTGCTGGTCGACACCATCAGCCGCTCCGACACCTACCCCTACGTCGACATCCGCGAGGACGACGTGACGATGGGGCATGAGGCCACCGTCTCCAAGGTCTCCGAGGACCAGCTGTTCTACCTGATGAGCCGCGGCCTCACCGAGGACGAGGCGATGGCGATGGTGGTGCGCGGCTTCGTCGAGCCGATCGCCAAGGAACTCCCGATGGAGTACGCGCTGGAACTCAACCGCCTGATCGAACTGCAGATGGAAGGGGCCGTCGGCTGATGACCGAGCTCGAATCGACCACCGGGGCGGCCTCCGTGGCCGAGGCGGCCGAGGCACGGACGCCTGCCATCAACAAGGGCGAGGTGTTCACCTCCTTCGACGTCGACGCCTTCGAGGTGCCCTCCGGTCGCGACGAGGCCTGGCGGTTCACGCCGCTGCGCCGCCTGCGCGGTCTGCACGACGGCACCGCCGTGCGCGACGGGCAGGCCACCGTCGAGGTGACCCCCGTCGACGGTGTGATCACCGAGACCGTGGACCGCACCGACGAGCGCCTCGGCGCCGCGGGCGTGCCCGCCGACCGGGTCGCCGCGCAGGCCTACTCCGGCTTCGAGACCGCGACCATCGTCTCGGTCGGCAAGGAGGTCGAGCTCGGCCAGCCGGTCGTCGTCACGATCACCGGTCCCGGCGCGGGCCGCACCGCCTACGGCCACCTGCAGATCCGGGTCGGCGCCTTCGCCGTCGCCACCGTGGTCATCGACCAGCGCGGCGGCGGAACCTACGCCGAGAACGTGGAATTCGTGGTCGGCGACAGCGCCAAACTCACCGTCGTCGCCGTCCAGGACTGGGACGACGACGCCGTGCACGCCACCGCGCACCACGCGCGGCTGGGCCGCGACGCCACCCTGCGCCATACCGCGGTCACCCTGGGCGGCGATCTGGTGCGGCTCACCGGCACCGTCAAGTACGACGGCCCCGGCGGCGACGCCGAACTGCTCGGCCTCTACTTCGCCGACGCGGGCCAGCACTTCGAGCAGCGGCTGCTTGTCGATCACGCGGTGCCGAACTGCAAGTCGAACGTGCTGTACAAGGGCGCGCTGCAGGGCGACCCGGCCTCGCCGAAGGGCGACGCTCGCACGGTGTGGGTCGGCGACGTGCTCATCCGCGCCGCCGCCGAGGGCACCGACACCTTCGAGCTGAACCGCAACCTGGTGCTCACCGACGGCGCCCGCGCCGACTCGGTGCCCAACCTCGAGATCGAGACCGGCGAGATCGTCGGCGCCGGGCACGCCTCGGCCACCGGCCGGTTCGACGACGAGCAGCTGTTCTACCTGCGCGCCCGCGGTATCCCCGAGGACGCGGCCCGCCGCCTGGTGGTGCGCGGCTTCTTCCACGAGATCATCCAGAAGATCACGGTGCCCCAGGTCCGGGAGCGGCTGGAGGCGGCCATCGAGGCCGAGCTCGCCGCCGTCGGCGTCTGACACATCGAAACTTCCCTCCCCGCAAAGGAACTCCATGACCACCCTGGAAATCAAGGACCTGCACGTCGAGGTCGCCAACCCCGACGAGACGGGCGAGCCGATCAAGATCCTCAAGGGCGTGAACCTGACCGTGCGCTCGGGCGAGACGCACGCCATCATGGGCCCCAACGGATCCGGCAAGTCCACCCTCTCCTACGCCATCGCCGGCCATCCCAAGTACACCGTGACCTCGGGGTCGATCACCCTCGATGGCGAGGACGTGCTGGAGATGTCGGTCGACGAGCGCGCGCGTGCGGGCCTGTTCCTGGCCATGCAGTACCCGGTCGAGGTGCCCGGCGTCTCGATGTCGAACTTCCTGCGCACCGCCGCCACCGCCGTGCGCGGGGAGGCCCCGAAGCTGCGGCACTGGGTCAAGGAGGTGAAGGAGTCGATGAGCGAGCTCGAGATCGACCCCGCCTTCGCCGAGCGCAGCGTGAACGAGGGCTTCTCCGGCGGTGAGAAGAAGCGCCACGAGATCCTGCAGCTGGGCCTGCTCAAGCCGAAGATCGCCATCCTCGACGAGACCGACTCCGGCCTGGACGTCGACGCGCTGCGCATCGTCTCCGAGGGCGTCAACCGCTACCGCGAGCGAGAGAACGGCGGCGTGCTGCTGATCACGCACTACACCCGCATCCTGCGCTACATCCAGCCCCAGTTCGTGCACGTCTTCGTCGGCGGCCGCATCGTCGCCGAGGGCGGCCCCGAGCTCGCCGAGGAACTCGACGCCAACGGCTACGTCCGCTTCACCCAGACCGCGACCGCGGGAGCCTGACATGACCGCTGCGCCTGTCACGGGCCGGACACTCGACGTCGCCCGGATCCGGGCCGACTTCCCGATCCTGAGCCGCACGGTCCGGGACGGTAAGCCGTTGGTGTACCTGGACTCCGGCGCCACCTCGCAGCGACCGCTGGCCGTGCTCGACGCCGAACGCGAATTCCTCACCGAGCGCAACTCCGCGGTGCACCGCGGCGCGCATCAGCTGGCCGAGGAGGCGACCGACGCCTACGAGGGCGCCCGCGCCGACATCGCCCGCTTCGTCGGTGTCGATGCCGGGGAGATCGTGTTCACCAAGAACGCGACCGAGTCGCTGAACCTGGTGACCTACTCCTTCGCCGACAACCGGTTCCCCTACCACGTGGGACCGGGCGACGAGATCGTGGTCACCGAACTCGAGCACCACGCGAACCTGGTGCCGTGGCAGGAGCTCGCGCGGCGTACCGGCGCCACCCTGAAGTGGTACGGCATCACCGACGACGGCCGCATCGACCTGGACTCGCTGGAGCTCTCGCCCGCCACCAAGGTCGTCGCGTTCACCCACCAGTCCAACGTGACCGGCGCGGTGTCGCCGGTCGAGGAACTGGTGCGGCGCGCGACGGCGGTGGGCGCGCTCACCGTGCTCGACGCCTGCCAGTCGGTGCCGCACATGCCGGTGGACTTCCGGGCGCTCGGCGTGGACTTCGCCGCCTTCTCCGGACACAAGATGCTCGGCCCCTCCGGTGTCGGCGTGCTCTACGGCCGCCGCGCGCTGCTCGAGGAGACCCCGCCGTTCATCACCGGCGGCTCGATGATCGAGACCGTGACGATGGAGGGCAGCACCTTCGCCCCGCCGCCGCAGCGGTTCGAGGCCGGCGTGCCGATGACCTCGCAGGTCGTCGGGCTCGGCGCGGCCGTGCGGTATCTCGAGGGCATCGGCATGGCCGCGGTCGCCGAGCACGAGCACGCGCTCACCGGTGCCGCGCTCGCGGGTCTGGGCGCCATCGACGGCGTGCGGATCGTCGGCCCCACCGAGAACGTGGACCGTGGCGGCGCGGTGTCGTTCGTGGTGGACGGCATCCACGCCCACGACGTCGGCCAGATCCTCGACGACGAGGGCGTGGCCATCCGGGTCGGGCACCACTGCGCCTGGCCGCTGATGCGCCGCCTCGGCGTGCCCGCCACCGCCCGTGCCTCCTTCGCGGTCTACAACACCCTCGACGAGGTCGAGCAGTTGGTGGCCGCGGTGCGGAAGGCTCAGCGCTTCTTCGGGGTTGCATAGACCATGCGCATGGAGCAGATGTACCAGGAAGTGATCCTGGACCACTACAAGCACCCGCATCACCGCGGTCTGCGTGAGCCCTTCGGCGCCGAGGTGCATCACGTCAACCCGACCTGCGGTGACGAGGTGACCCTGCGCGTGCAGCTGGCCGAGAACGGCGACGTCGCCGACGTCTCCTACGACGGCCAGGGCTGTTCGATCAGCCAGGCCGCCACCTCGATCCTCACCGATCAGGTGATCGGCCTGCCGGTGCAGCAGGCGCTGAAGGTCGTCGACGCCTACAACGAGATGATCTCCAGCCGCGGCACCGTGGAGGGCGACGAGGACCTGCTCGGCGACGGCATCGCCCTCGCCGGTGTGTCCAAATACCCGGCCCGGGTCAAGTGCGCGTTGCTGGGCTGGCTCGCGTTCAAGGACGCGGTGATCCGGATATCCTCCGACCGAGAGACCGACCTTGCCAGCGGAAGCGGGGAACGCCATGAGTGAGACACCGACCGATGTGACCGAGCCTGCCCAGCAGGCCGAACCCTCGGCCGAGGACGCCAAGCTCCTCGAGGACATCGAGGAGGCGATGCGCGACGTCGTCGATCCCGAACTCGGCATCAACGTGGTGGATCTGGGCCTGGTGTACGGCATGCGGGTCGAGAACGACATCGCCAAGCTGGACATGACGCTCACCTCCGCGGCCTGCCCGCTGACCGATGTCATCGAAGACCAGTCCCGCAACGCGCTGGTGCGCAGCGGCCTGGTCGAGGACATGGAGATCAACTGGGTCTGGATGCCGCCGTGGGGCCCGGACAAGATCACCGAGGACGGCCGCGAGCAGCTGCGCGCGCTGGGCTTCACCGTCTGATCCGGCCGCCCCGGAAAGCGCCTCGGCGCTGGACAATTCGATCGTGCTCGACGAAGATCTCCCCGTTGTTCCATCTCGACGGGGAGATCTCGTTGTCTGTGTTGCGTAAGTCCGCCCTCGTGGTGGCCGTGTCCGCCACCGCCGTCACGGGCGTCGTGGGCGCGGGCGCCGCGGCCGGTGCCGCGAAGTCCTACGGCACGCTGGCGTATTCGCCGAGCACCGGCCGGGCGGTGGCCGCGGTCGGTCATCCCAGCCCGGTCGCCGCCGATGCCGCCGCCATCCGTGAGTGCGGGGTCTACGACTGCGATCTGGTGCTGCGTCTGGTCGATGCCTGCGGTGCCATCGCCCGCGGTGCGGACGGCCGATTCGGTTGGGCCGCAGCGCCTTCGCGCGCCGAGGCGGAGCAGGCCGCGGTGGCTTCGCTGGGGGAGAGCGCGCCCCCGTTCCCGGATCTCGGCAGCGCCCAGCCGCGTGCGGCGCTGGTCGTGGTGGCCGACTGCACCGCCAACGCGATCGGCTGAATCGGCGTGTCGCCGGTTTGATCCCATGACCGTGTTGCCGATCATGGTGGGGTGCAGTTATCCGACGGCGTCATCAGTTTACGGCCGGCCACCGGGGCCGAGCGGTCTCCGATCGGCATCTCGCCGCCCGCGGCCGAGGCCGCCGAGGCCACCGGCGTCACCCCCGATCGGATCGCCGCGGAGGCGCCGATCGAGACCTTCGCGATCGTGCGGTCGGCCGACGAGGAGGTCGTCGGCACGCTCGGCGTCCGCGCCGAGGCGCCCTATCTGCACCGGGATCAGGCCGAATTGACCTACGCGGTGGACCCGCAGTGGCGCGGGCGCGGGCTGGCCACGCGCGCGGTGGTGCTCGGCTGCCGATATGTGGCCGCGGCGGGACTGGCCGAGGAGGTGGTCCTGCGGATCGACCCGGCGAACGCCGCCTCGGTGGCGGTCGCCCGCCGGGCCCGCTTCAAGTATCTGCGCAGCACCGACGTCGAGGGCGAGGGCCCGCTGGACTGGTACGCGCAGGCGGTGTGAGTTACTCCGCGAACCGGCGCTCGTACTCCTCCCGGAGCCGGGCGTGCTTGGGCCAGAACGCTTCCGGTTCCCGTCCC contains:
- a CDS encoding helix-turn-helix transcriptional regulator — translated: MGLRKNDDGTGRRTGAALSAAPAAAVAEGHTRAAIVQLLLEEGPITATAIGNKLGLAPAGVRRHLDALIESGQARAGRSAPWQQKGRGRPAKQYQLTAAGRGQLGHAYDDLAGAAIRQLGEIGGPQAITEFARKRARTIVAGIEPVREHTPERTEAKAEELAAAFTDSGFAATTRKVGAGVQICQHHCPVAHVAEEFPQLCEAELEAVRDLLGTHVQRLATIANGDCACTTHVPLLPLAAAEHNRATKTPTAPTKTASPRTVAQPAAAGTNDSGRSAE
- the sufB gene encoding Fe-S cluster assembly protein SufB — encoded protein: MTTTAAAGREAATQVPPLTQEETIASLGKYGYGWADPDAAGAAAQRGLSEDVVRDISAKKNEPEWMLEQRLKALRIFDRKPMPNWGSNLEGIDFDNIKYFVRSTEKQAASWDELPEDIKNTYDKLGIPEAEKQRLVAGVAAQYESEVVYHQIREDLEAQGVIFLDTDTGLKEHPEIFQEYFGSVIPAGDNKFSALNTAVWSGGSFIYVPPGVHVDIPLQAYFRINTENMGQFERTLIIVDEGAYVHYVEGCTAPIYKSDSLHSAVVEIIVKKGGRCRYTTIQNWSNNVYNLVTKRAKAEAGATMEWIDGNIGSKVTMKYPAVWMTGEHAKGEVLSVAFAGEGQHQDTGAKMLHLAPHTSSTIVSKSVARGGGRASYRGLVQVNKGAYGSKSTVKCDALLVDTISRSDTYPYVDIREDDVTMGHEATVSKVSEDQLFYLMSRGLTEDEAMAMVVRGFVEPIAKELPMEYALELNRLIELQMEGAVG
- the sufD gene encoding Fe-S cluster assembly protein SufD, giving the protein MTELESTTGAASVAEAAEARTPAINKGEVFTSFDVDAFEVPSGRDEAWRFTPLRRLRGLHDGTAVRDGQATVEVTPVDGVITETVDRTDERLGAAGVPADRVAAQAYSGFETATIVSVGKEVELGQPVVVTITGPGAGRTAYGHLQIRVGAFAVATVVIDQRGGGTYAENVEFVVGDSAKLTVVAVQDWDDDAVHATAHHARLGRDATLRHTAVTLGGDLVRLTGTVKYDGPGGDAELLGLYFADAGQHFEQRLLVDHAVPNCKSNVLYKGALQGDPASPKGDARTVWVGDVLIRAAAEGTDTFELNRNLVLTDGARADSVPNLEIETGEIVGAGHASATGRFDDEQLFYLRARGIPEDAARRLVVRGFFHEIIQKITVPQVRERLEAAIEAELAAVGV
- the sufC gene encoding Fe-S cluster assembly ATPase SufC; amino-acid sequence: MTTLEIKDLHVEVANPDETGEPIKILKGVNLTVRSGETHAIMGPNGSGKSTLSYAIAGHPKYTVTSGSITLDGEDVLEMSVDERARAGLFLAMQYPVEVPGVSMSNFLRTAATAVRGEAPKLRHWVKEVKESMSELEIDPAFAERSVNEGFSGGEKKRHEILQLGLLKPKIAILDETDSGLDVDALRIVSEGVNRYRERENGGVLLITHYTRILRYIQPQFVHVFVGGRIVAEGGPELAEELDANGYVRFTQTATAGA
- a CDS encoding cysteine desulfurase translates to MTAAPVTGRTLDVARIRADFPILSRTVRDGKPLVYLDSGATSQRPLAVLDAEREFLTERNSAVHRGAHQLAEEATDAYEGARADIARFVGVDAGEIVFTKNATESLNLVTYSFADNRFPYHVGPGDEIVVTELEHHANLVPWQELARRTGATLKWYGITDDGRIDLDSLELSPATKVVAFTHQSNVTGAVSPVEELVRRATAVGALTVLDACQSVPHMPVDFRALGVDFAAFSGHKMLGPSGVGVLYGRRALLEETPPFITGGSMIETVTMEGSTFAPPPQRFEAGVPMTSQVVGLGAAVRYLEGIGMAAVAEHEHALTGAALAGLGAIDGVRIVGPTENVDRGGAVSFVVDGIHAHDVGQILDDEGVAIRVGHHCAWPLMRRLGVPATARASFAVYNTLDEVEQLVAAVRKAQRFFGVA
- the sufU gene encoding Fe-S cluster assembly sulfur transfer protein SufU; translated protein: MRMEQMYQEVILDHYKHPHHRGLREPFGAEVHHVNPTCGDEVTLRVQLAENGDVADVSYDGQGCSISQAATSILTDQVIGLPVQQALKVVDAYNEMISSRGTVEGDEDLLGDGIALAGVSKYPARVKCALLGWLAFKDAVIRISSDRETDLASGSGERHE
- a CDS encoding metal-sulfur cluster assembly factor, with amino-acid sequence MSETPTDVTEPAQQAEPSAEDAKLLEDIEEAMRDVVDPELGINVVDLGLVYGMRVENDIAKLDMTLTSAACPLTDVIEDQSRNALVRSGLVEDMEINWVWMPPWGPDKITEDGREQLRALGFTV
- a CDS encoding DUF4189 domain-containing protein, which codes for MLRKSALVVAVSATAVTGVVGAGAAAGAAKSYGTLAYSPSTGRAVAAVGHPSPVAADAAAIRECGVYDCDLVLRLVDACGAIARGADGRFGWAAAPSRAEAEQAAVASLGESAPPFPDLGSAQPRAALVVVADCTANAIG
- a CDS encoding GNAT family N-acetyltransferase, whose translation is MQLSDGVISLRPATGAERSPIGISPPAAEAAEATGVTPDRIAAEAPIETFAIVRSADEEVVGTLGVRAEAPYLHRDQAELTYAVDPQWRGRGLATRAVVLGCRYVAAAGLAEEVVLRIDPANAASVAVARRARFKYLRSTDVEGEGPLDWYAQAV